The Pleuronectes platessa chromosome 13, fPlePla1.1, whole genome shotgun sequence genome includes a window with the following:
- the LOC128455106 gene encoding calcium-activated potassium channel subunit beta-2-like produces MFFVAGAKNTRGAVRGNERSSIYQKLRGVDLLDKKKTVTALKPGEDRALLLGLGMILSSVMMYFVLGITTLRSYADSVWTEEGVCVVRNSTVTADMNCSYNCGSDCWRVSKYPCLQVYVSVNNTGRVSRLSHNEETQDASSKCFYVPRCQRDSSAMHTMIMNISESLKVNQQVPCYYDPSEQQETVLLTRLYDHRVVLHSLLWPSCMITGGVLIIVMVKLTQYLSRLCEEIGKIKR; encoded by the exons ATGTTCTTTGTGGCAGGGGCCAAAAATACAAGAGGCGCGgtgagaggaaatgagaggag CTCAATCTACCAGAAATTGCGAGGGGTAGATTTATTAGACAAAAAGAAGACAGTGACAGCTCTAAAGCCTGGTGAAGATCGGGCCCTTCTCCTGGGTCTGGGAATGATCCTCTCATCTGTCATGATGTACTTTGTCCTGGGGATCACCACATTACGCTCCTATGCAGACAG TGTGTGGacagaggagggtgtgtgtgttgttcgcAACTCCACGGTCACAGCAGACATGAACTGTTCCTACAACTGTGGGTCAGACTGCTGGAGAGTCTCCAAATACCCCTGTCTGCAGGTCTACGTGAGCGTCAATAACACGGGCCGTGTCAGCCGTTTATCTCACAATGAAGAGACCCAGGACGCCAGCTCCAAA TGTTTCTATGTGCCCAGATGCCAGAGGGACAGCTCGGCCATGCACACCATGATTATGAATATCTCCGAGAGCCTGAAGGTCAACCAGCAGGTCCCCTGTTACTACGACCCCTCCGAGCAGCAGgagaccgtcctcctgacccgGCTGTACGACCACAGAGTCGTGCTCCACTCGCTGCTCTGGCCCTCCTGCATGATCACAGGGGGGGTCCTCATCATCGTGATGGTGAAGCTCACACAGTACCTCTCCAGACTCTGTGAAGAGATAGGGAAGATCAAGAGGTGA
- the LOC128454486 gene encoding phosphatidylinositol 4,5-bisphosphate 3-kinase catalytic subunit alpha isoform — MPPRPSSGELWGMHLMPPSILVDCLLPNGMILTLECLREATLITVKHELFKEARKYPLYHLLQEESSYIFVSVTQEAEREEFYDETRRLCDLRLFQAFLKVIEPVGNREEKILNREIGFAIGMPICEFDLVKDPEVQDFRRNILNVCKDAVDLRDSNGPHSRALYVYPPNVESSVELPRHIYNKLDKGQIIVVIWVIVSPSNDKQKYTLKINHDYVPEQVIAEAIRKKTRSMLLSQEQLKMCVQEYQGKYILKVCGCDEYLLEKYPLSQYKYVRSCIMLGRMPNLMLMAKDSLYSQLPIDNFTMPSYARRISTATPYMNGETATKALWTISGTLRIRILCATYVNVNIRDIDKIYVRTGIYHGGEQLCDNVNTQRVPCSNPRWNEWLNYDMYIPDIPRAARLCLSICSVKGRKGAKEEHCPLAWGNINLFDYTHTLVAGKMALNLWPVPHGLEDLLNPIGVTGSNPNKETPCLELEFDHFSCPVKFPDMTIIEEHANWNISRELGFNYCHTGLSNRLARDNPLTDTDNEQMRQVCNRDPLSDITEQEKDFLWRHRQDCVNMPEILPKILLAVKWNSRDEVAQMYCLLKDWPAMKPEQAMELLDCNFPDPMIRDFAVKCLEKYLTDDKLSQYLIQLVQVLKYEQYLDNPLARFLLKRALTNQRIGHFFFWHLKSEMHNKTVSQRFGLLLESYCRACGMYLKHLSRQVEAMEKLINLTDLLKQEKKDEAQKVQMKFLVEQMKRPDYMDALQSFTSPLNPAHQLGNLRLEECRMMSSAKRPLWLNWENPDMMSELLFQNNEIIFKNGDDLRQDMLTLQIIKIMENIWQNQGLDLRMLPYGCLSIGDCVGLIEVVRSSHTIMQIQCKGGLKGALQFNSHTLHQWLKDKNKGEMYDQAIDLFTRSCAGYCVATFILGIGDRHNSNIMVKDDGQLFHIDFGHFLDHKKKKFGYKRERVPFVLTQDFLIVISKGTQECTKTREFERFQEMCYKAYLAIRQHANLFINLFSMMLGSGMPELQSFDDIAYIRKTLALDKTEQEALDYFMKQMNDAHHGGWTTKMDWIFHTIRQHAMN; from the exons ATGCCTCCCAGGCCATCCTCAGGAGAACTATGGGGGATGCACTTGATGCCCCCCAGCATCCTAGTCGACTGCCTTCTGCCAAATGGCATGATTCTCACATTGGAGTGCCTTCGGGAGGCCACACTCATCACAGTCAAGCATGAGCTTTTCAAAGAGGCCAGGAAGTACCCTCTGTaccatctgctgcaggaggagagctcCTACATCTTTGTCAGTGTCACCCAGGAGGCAGAGCGGGAGGAGTTTTACGATGAGACCAGGAGGTTGTGCGATCTCAGACTCTTCCAGGCCTTCCTCAAAGTTATTGAGCCAGTGGGCAACAGGGAAGAGAAAATTCTCAACCGAGAGATAG GTTTTGCTATTGGAATGCCTATATGTGAGTTTGATTTGGTGAAAGATCCGGAGGTGCAGGACTTcagaagaaacattttaaatgtttgcaaAGATGCCGTGGACCTCAGAGACAGTAACGGACCCCACAGTAGAGCTTTATATGTGTACCCTCCCAATGTAGAATCCTCAGTAGAACTTCCCCGGCACATCTATAACAAACTAGATAAAG GTCAAATCATCGTTGTCATTTGGGTTATTGTGTCACCCAGCAATGACAAACAGAAGTACACCCTCAAGATCAACCATGACTATGTGCCGGAGCAGGTGATTGCGGAAGCCATCCGTAAGAAGACACGCAGCATGCTGCTCTCCCAGGAGCAGTTAAAGATGTGTGTGCAGGAGTATCAGGGAAAATACATCCTCAAAGTGTGCGGCTGTGACGAGTACTTACTGGAGAAATATCCCCTGAGTCAGTACAAG tatgtgcgcagctgtATCATGCTTGGACGGATGCCCAACCTGATGCTAATGGCAAAAGACAGCCTGTATTCCCAGTTGCCCATCGACAACTTCACAATGCCGTCGTATGCGAGGCGAATATCTACAGCAACGCCCTACATGAATGGCGAAACAGCCACCAAGGCTCTATGGACCATCAGTGGAACACTGAGGATCAGGATACTGTGTGCCACTTACGTCAACGTCAACATCAGAGACATTGACAAG ATCTACGTCAGGACTGGGATATACCACGGTGGAGAGCAGCTGTGTGACAATGTCAACACCCAGCGGGTGCCCTGTTCGAACCCCAG GTGGAATGAGTGGCTGAACTACGACATGTACATTCCTGACATCCCCCGTGCCGCCAGACTCTGCCTCTCCATCTGCTCTGtgaaagggaggaagggagCCAAAGAG GAGCACTGTCCTCTTGCCTGGGGCAACATCAACCTGTTTGACTACACCCACACACTAGTAGCAGGGAAGATGGCTCTCAACCTATGGCCTGTCCCACATGGCCTAGAAGACCTGCTCAACCCTATCGGCGTCACAGGCTCCAACCCCAACaag GAAACCCCTTGTCTTGAGCTAGAGTTCGACCACTTCAGTTGCCCTGTCAAGTTCCCCGACATGACCATCATTGAGGAACATGCGAATTGGAATATATCCAGAGAGCTTGGCTTCAATTACTGCCACACTGGTTTG AGTAACAGACTGGCGCGTGACAACCCCCTGACTGACACTGACAACGAGCAGATGCGGCAGGTGTGCAACAGAGACCCGCTGTCTGACATCACAGAGCAGGAGAAAGACTTTCTGTGGAGGCACAG ACAAGACTGTGTCAACATGCCAGAGATCCTTCCCAAGATCCTCTTGGCTGTGAAATGGAACTCCAGAGATGAGGTTGCACAG aTGTATTGCCTTCTAAAGGACTGGCCTGCTATGAAGCCAGAACAAGCGATGGAGTTGCTAGATTGCAACTTCCCCGATCCTATGATCAGAGATTTTGCCGTGAAGTGCCTTGAGAAATATCTAACAGATGACAAACTTTCTCAGTACCTCATTCAGCTAGTTCAG GTTCTCAAGTATGAGCAGTACCTTGATAACCCACTTGCACGCTTCTTGCTGAAAAGAGCATTAACCAATCAGAGGATAGGACATTTCTTCTTCTGGCATTTAAA GTCAGAGATGCACAACAAGACAGTGAGCCAGCGGTTCGGTCTGCTGCTGGAATCATACTGCCGGGCGTGTGGCATGTATCTGAAGCACCTGAGCAGACAGGTGGAGGCCATGGAGAAACTCATCAATCTCACAGACCTCctcaaacaggagaaaaaagatGAGGCACAGAAG GTTCAAATGAAGTTTCTGGTGGAGCAGATGAAAAGGCCGGATTACATGGATGCACTGCAAAGCTTCACCTCCCCACTGAATCCAGCTCATCAGCTCGGGAACCTCCG cctgGAGGAATGcaggatgatgtcatcagcCAAGCGACCACTGTGGCTCAACTGGGAAAACCCAGATATGATGTCGGAGCTGCTCTTCCAGAACAACGAAATTATCTTCAAAAATGGAGATG ATCTGAGGCAGGACATGCTGACGCTGCAGATCATTAAGATAATGGAGAACATCTGGCAGAACCAAGGCCTTGATCTCAG AATGCTGCCATACGGCTGCCTGTCAATCGGCGACTGCGTGGGGTTGATCGAGGTGGTGAGGAGCTCGCACACCATCATGCAGATCCAATGTAAAGGAGGCCTAAAGGGGGCGCTGCAGTTCAACAGCCACACACTGCACCAGTGGCTCAAGGATAAGAACAAGGGAGAGAT GTACGACCAGGCCATAGATCTGTTCACACGATCATGTGCAGGCTACTGTGTAGCCACATTTATCCTGGGCATAGGAGACAGACACAATAGCAACATTATGGTGAAAGATGACGGACAG CTGTTCCACATAGACTTTGGCCATTTCCTCGACCACAAAAAGAAGAAGTTCGGGTACAAGAGGGAGCGTGTGCCTTTTGTGCTTACACAGGACTTCTTGATCGTTATTAGCAAAGGAACTCAAGAGTGCACCAAAACGAGGGAGTTCGAAAG GTTCCAGGAAATGTGTTACAAAGCGTACCTGGCGATCCGACAACACGCCAACCTCTTCATCAACCTCTTCTCTATGATGCTGGGCTCTGGGATGCCCGAGCTGCAGTCATTCGATGACATCGCCTACATCAGGAAGACCCTGGCCCTGGACAAGACCGAGCAGGAAGCCCTGGACTACTTCATGAAGCAGATGAACGACGCTCACCATGGCGGCTGGACGACCAAGATGGACTGGATCTTTCACACTATCCGCCAGCATGCCATGAACTAA